A region of Vitis riparia cultivar Riparia Gloire de Montpellier isolate 1030 chromosome 1, EGFV_Vit.rip_1.0, whole genome shotgun sequence DNA encodes the following proteins:
- the LOC117914101 gene encoding cleavage and polyadenylation specificity factor subunit 6 isoform X1 encodes MVLRAYMDPMAEEQLDYEDEEYGGAQKMPFQGGGAISALADDELMGEDDEYDDLYNDVNVGEGFLQMHRSEAPAPSGVMAGGPFQAHKTDVPPQKVEAGTSQGLIIPGVSIEGKYSNPHFHEKKEGPMAVKGPEMGSTSHLDGPSVSQKGRVLEMTHDTQVRNLGFQGSTPIPQKTGAEPSDVHGKIANESTPVLNSGTGGPRGVPQMLSNQMGMNVNVNRPMVNENQIRPAVDNGATMLFVGELHWWTTDAELESVLSQYGRVKEIKFFDERASGKSKGYCQVEFYDASAAAACKEGMNGYIFNGRACVVAFASPQTLKQMGASYMNKTQAQSQSQGRRPMNDGVGRGGGMNMQGGDGGRNYGRGGWGRGGQGILNRGPGGGGPMRGRGGAVGAKNMVGNTAGVGASGGGYGQGLAGPTFGGPAGGLMHPQGMMGSGFDPTYMGRGGAYGGFSGSAFPGMVPSFPAVNTMGLAGVAPHVNPAFFGRGMAANGMGMMGATGMDGHHAGMWTDTSMGGWGGEEHGRRTRESSYGGDDGASDYGYGEVNHEKVGRSNTASREKERGSERDWSGNSERRHRDEREQDWERSDKDHRYREEKDGYRDHRQRERDFNNEDDWDRGQSSSRSRSRSRAVADEDHRSRSRDGDYGKRRRLPSE; translated from the exons ATGGTTTTACGAG CCTACATGGATCCAATGGCTGAAGAGCAATTAGATTATGAAGATGAGGAATATGGAGGGGCTCAGAAGATGCCATTTCAGGGAGGTGGAGCCATTTCTGCGCTTGCAGATGATGAGCTGATGGGGGAAGACGATGAATATGATGATCTTTACAATGATGTTAATGTTGGAGAGGGTTTTCTGCAGATGCACCGATCTGAAGCACCAGCACCATCAGGTGTTATGGCTGGTGGGCCGTTCCAAGCTCATAAAACCGATGTCCCACCACAAAAAGTAGAAGCTGGCACTTCACAGGGGCTGATCATCCCAGGAGTTTCAATTGAAGGGAAGTATTCTAATCCCCATTTCCATGAGAAGAAGGAAGGGCCAATGGCTGTTAAGGGGCCGGAAATGGGATCTACTAGCCACTTAGATGGGCCTTCAGTTTCACAGAAGGGAAGGGTTTTGGAGATGACTCATGATACTCAAGTCAGAAATTTGGGATTTCAAGGATCGACTCCAATTCCCCAAAAGACTGGGGCAGAACCAAGTGATGTGCATGGAAAAATTGCTAATGAGTCCACACCAGTCCTGAATTCTGGAACTGGTGGTCCTAGAGGTGTTCCACAGATGTTGAGTAACCAAATGGGAATGAATGTGAATGTGAACCGTCCAATGGttaatgaaaatcaaatccGGCCAGCTGTGGATAATGGTGCAACCATGCTCTTTGTAGGAGAACTACATTGGTGGACAACTGATGCAGAACTTGAAAGTGTGTTATCTCAATATGGAAGGGTGAAGGAGATTAAGTTCTTTGATGAGAGAGCTAGTGGTAAATCCAAAGGCTATtgtcaagttgagttctatgaCGCTTCTGCTGCAGCCGCATGTAAAGAAGGAATGAATGGTTATATTTTCAATGGCCGAGCTTGTGTGGTAGCCTTTGCTTCTCCACAGACTTTGAAGCAGATGGGAGCTTCTTATATGAACAAAACTCAAGCCCAATCTCAGTCTCAGGGAAGGAGGCCTATGAATGATGGGGTGGGAAGAGGTGGTGGGATGAATATGCAAGGAGGAGATGGTGGGAGGAACTATGGAAGAGGTGGTTGGGGCCGTGGAGGGCAGGGAATACTCAACAGAGGCCCTGGGGGTGGAGGACCAATGAGGGGAAGAGGGGGTGCTGTGGGAGCAAAGAACATGGTTGGAAACACTGCTGGTGTTGGTGCCAGTGGAGGAGGGTATGGGCAAGGTCTTGCAGGTCCCACATTTGGAGGTCCTGCTGGTGGTTTGATGCATCCTCAGGGTATGATGGGTTCTGGATTTGATCCAACATATATGGGTCGAGGAGGTGCTTATGGAGGGTTCTCTGGTTCTGCTTTTCCTGGGATGGTACCTTCATTTCCAGCTGTTAATACAATGGGACTTGCAGGGGTGGCCCCTCATGTCAACCCTGCCTTCTTTGGCCGGGGAATGGCAGCCAATGGAATGGGAATGATGGGTGCTACTGGAATGGATGGGCACCATGCAGGAATGTGGACTGACACGAGTATGGGTGGATGGGGAGGAGAGGAACATGGCCGAAGGACTAGGGAGTCAAGTTATGGTGGAGATGATGGTGCTTCTGACTATGGGTATGGAGAGGTGAACCATGAAAAAGTTGGAAGGTCAAATACTGCCTCCCGGGAAAAGGAAAGGGGTTCTGAGCGTGACTGGTCAGGGAACTCTGAGAGGAGGCATCGTGATGAGAGGGAGCAAGACTGGGAGAGGTCAGATAAGGATCACAGGTACCGGGAAGAAAAAGATGGATATCGTGACCATCGACAACGTGAACGTGACTTCAATAATGAGGATGATTGGGACAGAGGACAATCTTCTTCGAGATCTCGGAGCAGGTCCCGGGCTGTGGCAGATGAAGATCATAGGTCTCGCTCAAGGGATGGTGATTATGGGAAGAGGAGACGCTTGCCATCAGAGTGA
- the LOC117914101 gene encoding cleavage and polyadenylation specificity factor subunit 6 isoform X2: protein MDPMAEEQLDYEDEEYGGAQKMPFQGGGAISALADDELMGEDDEYDDLYNDVNVGEGFLQMHRSEAPAPSGVMAGGPFQAHKTDVPPQKVEAGTSQGLIIPGVSIEGKYSNPHFHEKKEGPMAVKGPEMGSTSHLDGPSVSQKGRVLEMTHDTQVRNLGFQGSTPIPQKTGAEPSDVHGKIANESTPVLNSGTGGPRGVPQMLSNQMGMNVNVNRPMVNENQIRPAVDNGATMLFVGELHWWTTDAELESVLSQYGRVKEIKFFDERASGKSKGYCQVEFYDASAAAACKEGMNGYIFNGRACVVAFASPQTLKQMGASYMNKTQAQSQSQGRRPMNDGVGRGGGMNMQGGDGGRNYGRGGWGRGGQGILNRGPGGGGPMRGRGGAVGAKNMVGNTAGVGASGGGYGQGLAGPTFGGPAGGLMHPQGMMGSGFDPTYMGRGGAYGGFSGSAFPGMVPSFPAVNTMGLAGVAPHVNPAFFGRGMAANGMGMMGATGMDGHHAGMWTDTSMGGWGGEEHGRRTRESSYGGDDGASDYGYGEVNHEKVGRSNTASREKERGSERDWSGNSERRHRDEREQDWERSDKDHRYREEKDGYRDHRQRERDFNNEDDWDRGQSSSRSRSRSRAVADEDHRSRSRDGDYGKRRRLPSE, encoded by the coding sequence ATGGATCCAATGGCTGAAGAGCAATTAGATTATGAAGATGAGGAATATGGAGGGGCTCAGAAGATGCCATTTCAGGGAGGTGGAGCCATTTCTGCGCTTGCAGATGATGAGCTGATGGGGGAAGACGATGAATATGATGATCTTTACAATGATGTTAATGTTGGAGAGGGTTTTCTGCAGATGCACCGATCTGAAGCACCAGCACCATCAGGTGTTATGGCTGGTGGGCCGTTCCAAGCTCATAAAACCGATGTCCCACCACAAAAAGTAGAAGCTGGCACTTCACAGGGGCTGATCATCCCAGGAGTTTCAATTGAAGGGAAGTATTCTAATCCCCATTTCCATGAGAAGAAGGAAGGGCCAATGGCTGTTAAGGGGCCGGAAATGGGATCTACTAGCCACTTAGATGGGCCTTCAGTTTCACAGAAGGGAAGGGTTTTGGAGATGACTCATGATACTCAAGTCAGAAATTTGGGATTTCAAGGATCGACTCCAATTCCCCAAAAGACTGGGGCAGAACCAAGTGATGTGCATGGAAAAATTGCTAATGAGTCCACACCAGTCCTGAATTCTGGAACTGGTGGTCCTAGAGGTGTTCCACAGATGTTGAGTAACCAAATGGGAATGAATGTGAATGTGAACCGTCCAATGGttaatgaaaatcaaatccGGCCAGCTGTGGATAATGGTGCAACCATGCTCTTTGTAGGAGAACTACATTGGTGGACAACTGATGCAGAACTTGAAAGTGTGTTATCTCAATATGGAAGGGTGAAGGAGATTAAGTTCTTTGATGAGAGAGCTAGTGGTAAATCCAAAGGCTATtgtcaagttgagttctatgaCGCTTCTGCTGCAGCCGCATGTAAAGAAGGAATGAATGGTTATATTTTCAATGGCCGAGCTTGTGTGGTAGCCTTTGCTTCTCCACAGACTTTGAAGCAGATGGGAGCTTCTTATATGAACAAAACTCAAGCCCAATCTCAGTCTCAGGGAAGGAGGCCTATGAATGATGGGGTGGGAAGAGGTGGTGGGATGAATATGCAAGGAGGAGATGGTGGGAGGAACTATGGAAGAGGTGGTTGGGGCCGTGGAGGGCAGGGAATACTCAACAGAGGCCCTGGGGGTGGAGGACCAATGAGGGGAAGAGGGGGTGCTGTGGGAGCAAAGAACATGGTTGGAAACACTGCTGGTGTTGGTGCCAGTGGAGGAGGGTATGGGCAAGGTCTTGCAGGTCCCACATTTGGAGGTCCTGCTGGTGGTTTGATGCATCCTCAGGGTATGATGGGTTCTGGATTTGATCCAACATATATGGGTCGAGGAGGTGCTTATGGAGGGTTCTCTGGTTCTGCTTTTCCTGGGATGGTACCTTCATTTCCAGCTGTTAATACAATGGGACTTGCAGGGGTGGCCCCTCATGTCAACCCTGCCTTCTTTGGCCGGGGAATGGCAGCCAATGGAATGGGAATGATGGGTGCTACTGGAATGGATGGGCACCATGCAGGAATGTGGACTGACACGAGTATGGGTGGATGGGGAGGAGAGGAACATGGCCGAAGGACTAGGGAGTCAAGTTATGGTGGAGATGATGGTGCTTCTGACTATGGGTATGGAGAGGTGAACCATGAAAAAGTTGGAAGGTCAAATACTGCCTCCCGGGAAAAGGAAAGGGGTTCTGAGCGTGACTGGTCAGGGAACTCTGAGAGGAGGCATCGTGATGAGAGGGAGCAAGACTGGGAGAGGTCAGATAAGGATCACAGGTACCGGGAAGAAAAAGATGGATATCGTGACCATCGACAACGTGAACGTGACTTCAATAATGAGGATGATTGGGACAGAGGACAATCTTCTTCGAGATCTCGGAGCAGGTCCCGGGCTGTGGCAGATGAAGATCATAGGTCTCGCTCAAGGGATGGTGATTATGGGAAGAGGAGACGCTTGCCATCAGAGTGA